A stretch of the Candidatus Woesearchaeota archaeon genome encodes the following:
- a CDS encoding DJ-1/PfpI family protein: MSEDKVLMIIAPSEFRDEEYLVPKEIFEVRDLEVITASKGVKLAKGKLGAEVKVDLDISEVKVTDYAAVVLIGGMGALIYENDEVISKILNEAKENYILIGAICIAPRILANNGLLEGFKATAWNGDSKQSKFLEEKGATFVDEAVVEDKSLITANGPEAAKEFGLKIANYILYQ, translated from the coding sequence ATGAGTGAAGATAAAGTCTTAATGATTATTGCGCCTAGTGAGTTTCGTGATGAAGAATATTTAGTACCAAAAGAAATTTTTGAAGTAAGAGATTTAGAAGTTATTACTGCTTCGAAGGGTGTAAAACTAGCAAAAGGTAAACTTGGAGCTGAAGTTAAAGTAGATTTAGATATTTCTGAAGTTAAAGTTACTGATTATGCAGCAGTTGTTCTTATTGGTGGTATGGGAGCTTTAATTTATGAAAATGATGAAGTTATTTCTAAGATTTTAAATGAAGCTAAAGAGAACTATATTTTAATTGGTGCAATTTGTATTGCGCCTAGGATTTTAGCTAATAATGGTTTGTTAGAAGGTTTCAAAGCTACAGCTTGGAATGGAGATTCTAAACAATCTAAATTTTTAGAGGAGAAAGGAGCTACTTTTGTTGATGAAGCTGTTGTTGAAGATAAATCTTTGATTACTGCAAATGGTCCTGAGGCTGCTAAAGAGTTTGGTTTAAAGATTGCTAATTATATTCTTTACCAGTAA
- a CDS encoding DNA integrity scanning protein DisA nucleotide-binding domain protein produces MTTNSSSNGDFLDIKISEMCDKLKITHVLKIEEAPTNNFGVVDELEILIFNRENKIQKKFKIKNEPNQDSRIFIRNILVEAIKKKILEKESIVLIAFEDSIISDYTFGMIVIEVSKILYRIARFKLSEFMENELVLEKIIEIAEEIKKEGREGKHIGTLFVIGDEKELKQYIKPLVLNPFYGYPENLRDIINNDLNETIKEYAQLDGAFVINNKGIVYSAGSYIDINTDDVKRYYGWGTKHTTAAAITQKTKSIAVVVSESGGVIKLFKNGKLILKF; encoded by the coding sequence ATGACAACAAACTCTTCTTCAAATGGTGATTTTTTAGATATAAAAATATCTGAAATGTGTGATAAACTAAAAATCACCCATGTTTTAAAAATTGAAGAAGCACCAACAAATAATTTTGGAGTAGTGGATGAATTAGAAATTCTCATCTTCAATAGAGAAAATAAAATCCAAAAAAAATTTAAAATAAAAAATGAACCAAATCAAGACTCAAGAATTTTCATTAGAAATATTTTAGTAGAAGCAATTAAAAAAAAAATATTAGAAAAAGAATCAATTGTTTTAATAGCCTTTGAAGATTCAATCATTTCAGACTATACTTTCGGAATGATAGTAATTGAAGTATCTAAAATCCTATATAGAATTGCAAGATTCAAATTATCCGAATTCATGGAAAATGAACTAGTACTAGAAAAAATAATCGAAATTGCAGAAGAAATAAAAAAAGAAGGAAGAGAAGGAAAACATATTGGAACTCTATTTGTAATAGGAGATGAAAAAGAATTAAAACAATACATTAAACCTCTTGTATTAAACCCATTTTATGGATATCCTGAAAATCTAAGAGATATAATTAACAACGATTTAAATGAAACAATTAAAGAATATGCACAATTGGATGGAGCTTTTGTAATTAATAATAAAGGAATAGTATATAGTGCTGGATCTTATATAGATATAAACACCGATGATGTAAAAAGATATTACGGTTGGGGAACAAAACATACAACTGCCGCAGCAATAACTCAAAAAACAAAATCAATTGCAGTTGTAGTATCTGAGAGTGGTGGAGTTATTAAACTATTTAAGAACGGAAAATTAATTTTAAAATTTTAA
- a CDS encoding DUF4234 domain-containing protein, translating into MVGVEKSFSNVNLEYFYNDFELRNPLMCMLLMILTLGFYFIYWIYQINEKLSELDDDSPDPTRGMIILLILPITWAFFVFIFKFLIFSDNLGLAKGLEITGWSIIIFLSMQYLYEFCVSFGRITRSSGLVWYLFMYVGYFSVVLLLFSFYYTIPLIIFPFFTLPAMQGFMNEHARKVALKQIDYNFNSRHRAL; encoded by the coding sequence TTGGTTGGAGTTGAAAAGAGTTTTTCTAATGTGAATTTAGAATATTTTTATAATGATTTTGAGTTGAGAAATCCTTTGATGTGTATGCTTTTGATGATTTTGACTTTAGGTTTTTATTTTATTTATTGGATTTATCAGATTAATGAGAAATTATCTGAACTGGATGATGATTCACCAGACCCTACAAGAGGAATGATAATCTTATTAATTTTACCTATTACTTGGGCATTTTTTGTGTTTATATTTAAATTTTTAATATTTAGTGATAATTTAGGACTTGCAAAAGGACTTGAGATTACAGGTTGGTCAATAATTATCTTTTTATCAATGCAGTATTTATATGAATTTTGTGTTTCTTTTGGGAGAATTACTCGTAGTTCAGGACTTGTTTGGTATTTGTTTATGTATGTAGGGTATTTTAGTGTAGTTTTACTTTTATTTAGTTTTTATTATACAATACCTTTGATAATTTTCCCATTTTTTACTCTTCCTGCAATGCAGGGTTTTATGAATGAGCATGCAAGAAAAGTGGCATTAAAGCAAATTGATTATAATTTTAATTCAAGACATAGGGCTTTATAG
- a CDS encoding RtcB family protein: MEKQITNFALNPDENTIKQFENCYNEEFVVSASLMPDAHSGYVAPIGAVIKTKEYIVPSWVGYDIGCGMIAVKFNSNSNPNLVNFVKQNSQEIYKKINENLAMGLGIKNTNQLTNKTIQEYNKILEKFISKPHNKSALNIIKSQAQGNLGSLGSGNHFIELSQSDKDNNLWLVIHSGSRKIGHSLAQMYMKKASKKQIEFEKTYPLKEDSIEGKEYQNVLEFCLDFALLNRLEMAYKIHEILEQHSNEKIELELWTNKNHNHAIKEGNYFIHRKGATPAKKGEKGVIPGNMKDGSFLVEGLGNKEYLESSSHGAGRLYSRKQAKEKISLTDFKKSMEGIIGTINESTLDEAPQAYKNIFKIIEEQDKSVKVLAHLKPIINLKG; encoded by the coding sequence ATGGAAAAACAAATTACTAATTTTGCTCTAAATCCTGACGAGAACACAATTAAGCAATTTGAAAACTGCTATAATGAAGAATTTGTAGTCTCAGCATCACTTATGCCTGATGCTCATTCAGGATATGTAGCGCCAATTGGAGCAGTTATTAAAACAAAAGAATACATTGTCCCATCATGGGTAGGATATGACATAGGGTGCGGAATGATTGCAGTAAAATTTAATTCGAATTCTAATCCCAATTTAGTAAATTTTGTTAAACAAAACTCTCAAGAAATCTACAAAAAAATAAATGAAAATCTTGCAATGGGTCTTGGAATCAAAAATACAAATCAACTAACAAATAAAACGATTCAAGAATACAATAAAATCCTCGAAAAATTCATATCAAAACCTCATAATAAGAGTGCACTTAATATAATTAAAAGTCAAGCTCAAGGAAATCTTGGAAGTCTTGGTTCAGGAAATCATTTTATCGAACTATCACAATCTGATAAAGATAATAATTTATGGTTAGTAATTCATAGTGGCTCAAGAAAAATTGGACATTCTCTTGCACAGATGTACATGAAAAAAGCATCAAAAAAACAAATTGAATTTGAAAAAACATATCCTCTAAAAGAAGACTCAATTGAAGGAAAAGAATATCAAAATGTATTAGAATTCTGCTTAGACTTTGCTCTACTAAATAGACTTGAAATGGCCTACAAAATTCATGAAATTCTAGAACAACATTCAAATGAAAAGATTGAACTAGAATTATGGACAAACAAAAACCATAATCATGCAATAAAAGAAGGAAATTATTTCATTCATCGAAAAGGTGCAACCCCAGCTAAAAAAGGAGAAAAAGGCGTAATCCCTGGAAATATGAAAGATGGAAGTTTTCTAGTTGAAGGACTAGGAAACAAAGAATACTTAGAATCATCTTCACATGGAGCAGGAAGACTTTACTCAAGAAAACAAGCAAAAGAAAAAATATCACTTACAGATTTCAAAAAATCTATGGAAGGAATTATTGGAACTATAAATGAATCAACATTAGACGAAGCTCCACAAGCATACAAAAATATTTTTAAAATAATTGAAGAGCAAGATAAAAGTGTGAAAGTTTTAGCTCATTTAAAACCAATAATCAATTTAAAGGGATAA